The following nucleotide sequence is from Coriobacteriia bacterium.
CCGAGGACGACGTAGTCTTCATGGTCGGGGACGTCAGCGGCAAGGGCGTCGACGCGGCGGGGTTCACCGAGACGGTGCGGAGCACGCTGAGGACGCTCGTGCACGTCGGCCTCGGACCTGCCGAGGCGCTCAGCAGAGGTGCCCGGATCCTGCTCCAGGAGGGGCTCGGAGACCAGTTCGCGACCGTCGGCATCGGCACCCTGGATGCCGCGACCGGCGTCGTGAGGTACTCGAGCGCCGGCCATCCCGCGCCTGCGATCGCAGCGATGTCGGCCAGCACGCTGATCGACGTCCCGACCGGTCCGCCCCTCGGCACGTATCCGTACACGTACGAAGAGACCGTGTTCGGCCTCGGTGCGGGCGAATGCCTCGTGCTGTACACGGACGGGGTCACCGAGGCGCGACACGGCTCCGACCTCCTCGGCGCGGAGGGTCTGCTGGACCACCTGTCCCGAGCCCCCGCGGACCCGACTGCGCTCGCCGACGGGCTCCTCGAAGCGGCGGAGCGGCACGCCAGGGGTCGGTTGAGCGACGACGTCGCGATCGTCGCTCTCTCCCTGAAGCGCGAGGCGGCGTCCGAGCGGACGACGGCCTAGCCTAGGACGCGCGCAGCGGCGAGCAGGAGCGCGCCGAGCGCGAGACATCCGGCCGAGGATACCTCCACCATCCGCCGCGAGCGCCGTTCGTCGGTCATGTGCGAGAACGGGAACGGCAGGCGAGCGTCCAGCCGGGCGAGCGGCTCGGCGAAGAGCAGCGCGATCGTCCCCGCTAAGGCGAGGACGAATCCCGCGTCGGCCGGCGTCAGGGCGCTGTGCACGATGGGCCTCCCCCGACGGAAGCGTTCCCCGTGGTCCCGGATGCCGCGGCTGCACGCGAGAAGCGTGCCGGATGCGGCTTCTCCAGATCGTGAGGCGACGAGCGGCGGCATCCGAACGGCGAGCGGACGCCGGGGACCGCGTTCAGGCGCGCGGGAAGAACGGGTTGACGAGGCGCTCGCGGCCGATGGTGGTGTCCGGACCGTGCCCGGGGTGCACGACGGTCTCGTCGGGCAGCGGCGCCAGCCGCTCGGTGATGGAGCGCGCCAGTGCCCGGCTGTCGCCGCGCGGGAAGTCGGTGCGCCCGACGGAGCCGGCGAAGAGCGTGTCGCCGGAGAACAGACGGCTCTCACCCTGGGCCAGCAGGCAGATGCCTCCGCTCGTGTGCCCCGGTGTGTGCAGCACGCGCAGCAGCAGCTTGCCGGCCTCGATCGCGTCGCCGTCGTCCAGCAGGCGCTGCGGCGCGGGCGCCGTGTGCGCGAACCCGAACAGCAGCGCGCCGGTTCCGCCCGCGTCGGTGACGTACGGAGCGTCCTCGGCGTGTATCGCGAGTGGCGCCCCGGTGGAGGAGCAGACGGCCTCGGCGGCGCCGAGGTGGTCGAAGTGGCTGTGCGTGAGCACGACGACCGCCACGGGCCGGCCGTCTATGGCCTCGAGCAGGTCCGGCGCCCCGCCGGCCGGGTCGATCACCACGAGCGGGCCGCCGGCCCCGTCGCCGACGAGGAAGCAGTTCGTCCCCAGCTCGCCCAGCACGAGCCGCTCGACGCTCACGCCCGGGCTCACGCTCTGTCGTCCTTGCGCCTGGAACCCTCGGCCATGCTGCGGGTGGCCTCGAAGACGCCCTCGACCTTGCGGACGTTGGCGAGCACGGTCTTCAGCTGCTCCATGTCCGAGAGTTCGAAGAGGAAGCGCATGTTCGAGATGCCCTGGCGGTCCGTGGTCACGGAGGCCGAGAGGATGTTGACGCCGGCCTCCGCCATGGCTGTCGAGATGTCCTGCAGCAGCCGCATCCTGTCGCGCGCCTCGACGACGATCTCCACCTGGTAGCTCGCCGCGGAGCCCGTATCCCACTCGACGTCCAGTATCCGCTCCGGCGACCGCAGCAGCTCGGCGCAGTTCGGGCAGTCGCGGCGGTGCACGGACACGCCGCGGCCGCGCGTGACGAACCCGACGATGTCGTCGCCGGGAACGGCGTTGCAGCAGCGCGCCATGCGAACAAGCACGTCGTCGATGCCGCGCACGCGCACACCCGCGCCCACGCGCCGCCGCTTCTCCCGTGGCGGCATCATCGGCACCGTCGGCGGCAGCGGCGGCGCTTCGGGCTCGGCTGCCCTGCCTTCGGCTCGCGCCATCACCTTGAGCACCTTGGTGCCGATCTGCTTGGGCGACACCTTGCCCGCCCCGACGTGGGCCAGAAGGTCGTCCGCGGCCTGGAGGTTCATCTCCTCGGCGACGGCTTCCAGCGCGCGGGTCGTCACCGAGTTGTTCATCCCGATGCCGTGCTTGCGCAGGACCTTGCTCATCTCGTCGCGGCCGCGCTGCAGGTCGTCGGTGCGGGACTCCTTGCTGAAGTACGTCCGGATCTTGGAGCGGGCGCGCGAGGACTTGACGAGGTTGAGCCAGTCGCGGGACGGTGAGGCGCTCTTCTGCGTGAGGATCTCGACCCGGTCGCCCATCTGCAGCTCGTAGGACAGAGGCACGATGGACCCGTTCACCTTCGCCCCGACGGTGTGGTTGCCGACCTCGGAGTGGATGCCGTACGCGAAGTCCAGCGGCGTGGAGCCGCGGCGCAGCGAGACGACGTCGCCTTTGGGCGTGAAGACGAAGACCTCGTCCTCGAACAGGTCGATCTTGAGCGCCTCCATGAACTCCCGCGGGTCCTTGAGCTCGGTCTGCCACTCGAGCATCTGCCGCAGCCACGCCAGCCGCTCGTCGAAGGTCTCGTCGCCGCGCACGCCCTCCTTGTAGCGCCAGTGCGCCGCGATGCCGTACTCAGCCGTGCGGTGCATGTCCTCGGTGCGGATCTGGATCTCGAGCGGACGGCCTGCCGGGCCTATGACGGTGGTGTGCAGGGACTGGTACATGTTGAACTTGGGCATCGCGACGTAGTCCTTGAAGCGCCCCGGGACCGGCTTCCAGATCGAGTGCACCGTTCCCAGCGCGCCGTAAGCGTCCTTGACCGAGTCCACGATCACCCGCAGCGCGATCAGGTCGTAGATCTCCGAGAAGTCCTTACCTTTCTGCGACATCTTCTGATAGATGCTGTAGAGGTGCTTGGGGCGGCCCGAGATGCGGGCCTCCACGCCGATCGCGCCCAGCTCGCGAAGGAGCTGGTCGGTGACCTGCCCGAGGTACTCCTCGCGGGCGGCGCGGCTCTCCGCGACCATCTTCTGTATGCGGTGGTACGTCCGCGGGTCCAGGTAGTAGAAGGCGAGGTCCTCGAGCTCCCACTTGATCGACGAGATGCCCAGCCGATGGGCCAGCGGGGAGTAGATCTCCATCGTCTCGATGGCCTTCTGGCGGCGTTTCTCGGGCGGCAGGCTGGCCAGCGTCCGCATGTTGTGCACCCGGTCCGCGAGCTTGATGAGGATGACCCGGATGTCCTTGGCCATGGCGATGAGCATCTTGCGCATGTTCTGGCTCTGCGCCTCGGCCAGGGAGGAGAACTTGATCTTGCCCAGCTTGGTCACGCCGTCGACCAGATCGGTGACCTCCTCGCCGAAACGCTCCCGGAGCTCCTTCAGGCCCACCCCTGAGTCCTCGACCACGTCGTGCAGGAGCGCCGCCTTCAG
It contains:
- a CDS encoding MBL fold metallo-hydrolase; its protein translation is MSVERLVLGELGTNCFLVGDGAGGPLVVIDPAGGAPDLLEAIDGRPVAVVVLTHSHFDHLGAAEAVCSSTGAPLAIHAEDAPYVTDAGGTGALLFGFAHTAPAPQRLLDDGDAIEAGKLLLRVLHTPGHTSGGICLLAQGESRLFSGDTLFAGSVGRTDFPRGDSRALARSITERLAPLPDETVVHPGHGPDTTIGRERLVNPFFPRA
- a CDS encoding bifunctional (p)ppGpp synthetase/guanosine-3',5'-bis(diphosphate) 3'-pyrophosphohydrolase translates to MKVPATLEQIEEQVKTYNPEADLTGLDEAYDFAVSAHTGQARRSGEPFINHPVEVALILAELNLDTATLKAALLHDVVEDSGVGLKELRERFGEEVTDLVDGVTKLGKIKFSSLAEAQSQNMRKMLIAMAKDIRVILIKLADRVHNMRTLASLPPEKRRQKAIETMEIYSPLAHRLGISSIKWELEDLAFYYLDPRTYHRIQKMVAESRAAREEYLGQVTDQLLRELGAIGVEARISGRPKHLYSIYQKMSQKGKDFSEIYDLIALRVIVDSVKDAYGALGTVHSIWKPVPGRFKDYVAMPKFNMYQSLHTTVIGPAGRPLEIQIRTEDMHRTAEYGIAAHWRYKEGVRGDETFDERLAWLRQMLEWQTELKDPREFMEALKIDLFEDEVFVFTPKGDVVSLRRGSTPLDFAYGIHSEVGNHTVGAKVNGSIVPLSYELQMGDRVEILTQKSASPSRDWLNLVKSSRARSKIRTYFSKESRTDDLQRGRDEMSKVLRKHGIGMNNSVTTRALEAVAEEMNLQAADDLLAHVGAGKVSPKQIGTKVLKVMARAEGRAAEPEAPPLPPTVPMMPPREKRRRVGAGVRVRGIDDVLVRMARCCNAVPGDDIVGFVTRGRGVSVHRRDCPNCAELLRSPERILDVEWDTGSAASYQVEIVVEARDRMRLLQDISTAMAEAGVNILSASVTTDRQGISNMRFLFELSDMEQLKTVLANVRKVEGVFEATRSMAEGSRRKDDRA